In Synergistaceae bacterium, the genomic window CCGGGTCGCTTTCCCCTGGAGCATGATCGACAAGATTACGCCACGTCCTTCCGAGGCGGTACAGGACTATCTGAAGAAAAAGGGCATCGGGGGTATGAACCTTCTGGTCACGGACAAAGGCACCTTCGCCGCTCCCTTCGTCAATGCTGAGATTCCCCAGTACCTGGTGGTAGAGGACAAGTTCCCCGGAGGCCGGCCGCCTCTGGAGGACGCAGGGGTCTATTTCGCGGACAGAAAAACCGTGAACGCCGTGGAACGCATGAAGGTCACTGTCTGCCTCAATCCCCTGCACACAGCTCTGGCGATTTGCGGATGCCTGTTGGGCTATTCGTCCATCGCTTCCGAGATGAAGGATCCTCTTTTGAAGGCCTTGGTGGAGAGGATCGGCTACGATGAGGGAATGAAGGTCGTGGTGGATCCCGGCATCTTCAGCCCTCAGAAGTTCCTGCGCGAGGTGTTGGAGGATCGTTTTACCAACCCCTTCATACCCGATACCCCTCAGCGCATCGCCACCGACACGAGTCAGAAGGTTCCCATCCGTTACGGTGAGACAATTAAAGCCTATATGGCGGCCAACTTGGACACGGGAAACCTGAAGGGTATTTCTGTGGTGATCGCGGCCTGGTTCCGGTATCTATTGGGCATAGACGACAATTTACATCTCATGGAGATCAGCGGTGATCCCATGTTGCCGGTTCTACGGGAAGGTCTGAAGGGCATTCGAGTAGGTGATCCGGAAAGCTATAGTGGACAATTACGCCCCTTCCTATCCAACGCTACCCTATTTGCCGTAAACTTATATCAAGCAGGTATGGGAGAAAAGATCGAATCTCTTTTCGTTAAAATGTTGGCCGGGAAAAACGCCGTCCGAGAAACGCTGGAGACGGCTTTTTAGAAGAAGGGACCCCAACGGGGAACCCATTTGTCCCAATGTACCCAAAAACGCGACGAAGGCCGCTCATCCTTTTCTCCGGGAGAGTAGCCTTTATAACCTACTGAGCCGGGGGGTGACCTCCGGCTCTTGTTAGCTGTCAAAGTAAAGACCATATTCGCTTAAGGAAAACGGTTATAATCGTATGGAAAAAGAATAGAAGTTAAAGAATAGAAAAAGAATGAAATTAAGGATGGAAGAAGGATGGAAGAAGGGGTGAACAGTTATGGAGGAGCGTCGTGGCTATGAGGCAGAAAAAATATGAGGTCGAGAAAAATGGAAAGATCCGGCCCTCTTTGCGTATTCTGCCGACCTTTATGTGGTAGACGTTCCTCTGGCGGAAAAACATAAAAAACGCTTAGTCTCGTTACATTGCTTTTCAAAACTGGAAATTTTAAAAGCGGAAAGGTCGTAAACGATGGCGCAAATACCGAACCTCAACGTGCAAGTCAACCAAAATCAGATCAACCAAAACCAAATAAACTCCCAAGTGGCACAAACTTCCCAGGGACGCCCGATACAACTGCCCCTAGCTGGAATACGATCGGGAACTTTGGTTGAAGGGCAAGTTCTAGCGCAGAACGCCGACGGAACCTACAACGTCCGCATCAACGCTCAGGGCGGCCAACCGGCTCAGACCCTTCTGGCGCGTGCTACAGTGGATTTGATTGTCGGGGAACATTTTCGAGCCGTGTGGGATTCCTCCGGCGGAGAGAAAATTCCCGTGTTGCGGCTTTCTCAAAGCGAACTCTCGTTTTTGGCCAAACTACCCCTGGCCGACCGGGAGCTGGCAACCGCGCTCCTCGCCCGAGGAATGCCCCTTTCCGACGAGGTCCTGCTCTCGGTGCGGGAGTCCTGGCGACGCATGGGTGGAGACCCTGAGCAAGTGGCGCCCTTGCTGGAGCTTTGGGCGCGAGACCTGCCGATGACGTCGGGCAACGTTCAGGTGCTTTCGTGGTACATGGGGTTGAATGGGGATGAGACCAACGCCCTTTGGGGCCGTATCCGCAAGGAATTGAAGGAGCGGTCCCGCAAAGGAGAGGACCCCGTGGCGATTTTACGTGGACTGAAAGAAGACGAAGGACACGGGGAAAATAAGGAAATAGCGGCGTTTTTGAAAGGCCACTCCCTCCTACTGCGCGCTCCTAGGGAAGATGTGGATCCTTCTCTCCTGAACGCGCCTCTCTGGCCCGTTCAGGAGGGTTTGGAGCATCTCTCGGCCCGGGTTTTCGTCGGACGCGTTCACGAACAAAAAAAACGGAGATATTGGCAGATGGGTTTCGGTGTGGAAGGGACGCGGCTGGGCCTTATCGGCGGCGATGTCGAGAGCGACGGGCGCTCGTATAACTTGAATCTCTACGCAGAGCGGCAGGCTACTTGCGAACTTCTGAAGCACAAACGTCACTCTATTCGTAAAGAATTGGAAGGAGTGCCTTTGGCTCTGCAATTCATCGGTATATCCCAGATCATCAGCGGTGGGCTGCGCCGACAGCTTTTGTCCGGGCGAGGACTGGATATCACCGTATGAAACAACGAGTCCCTCTAGAACACAAAAAAGCTGCGGCCTTGAAGTACGATAAACAGGACACCGCTCCCGTAGTCACGGCCAAGGGGGAGGGTTTTTTGGCGCGGCGCATCGTGGAAATCGCCCAAGCTGCCGACGTGCCCATCGTCGAGGACGCGGCGCTGGTGTCCGCTCTATTGTCCCTGGAGCTGGGGCAGGAGATTCCCGTGGAACTCTACGAGGCCGTGGCCCGGATCCTTTCCTGGATATATCGGCTGGAAAAGGGAGAACAGGCGTGACTGCCGCCGCGAGGCATTTGGAGCTGGGCAAACGCGCCGAGGACCTGGCGTTGACCCATGTCGAAAAGCTGGGCTGGCGGGTGTTGTCCCGCAATTTTTCCTGCAAGCTGGGAGAATTGGACGTGGTTGCCGTGGATCGGGAGGAAAACGAGCTGGTAGTGGTGGAGGTGCGTTACCGCACCTTCGGGGAAATCCAATCTCCGGAGGATTCCATCGGACCCAAGAAGCTGCGAACCCTGGTGAACGTCGGGTGCGTCTACGTCAACGACATCGAATGGACGGGTCCTTGGCGCATCGACCTGATCGGTATCACAGCATCTCCCCACGAGCCGGAGGTCTGCTGGCGAATTGAACACCTCAAAGACATCACCGGAGGCGAGTACCCGGTTTGAAGGTGTTAAACAAAAATACTTGACAGAAAAGAAGGCTGAAAATATAATGCTCTGCGTTGGCAAAAACGTCGATGAGGGCGAGTTTACCCTTACCGGCCGAAAAAGAGAGAAAAGGAAAGGGAAAATAAAAGAGAACGGCGACGACAGGCTGAGCTTGGACTTTCGGGTTCGTGTGAACTCCCTTTATGATTTTTACGCCCCCCTTTTGACCCAACGACAGAGAGACATTTATGAGATGCGTTGTTTTTTGGATCTGTCGCTGGCGGAAATCGCCGAGGCCTTGGGGGTCACGCGTCAGGCCGTCCATATTCTGGTGAATAGGATAGAAGAAAGGCTTCTGATCCTGGAGGAAACCTTGGGTTTCGCGACCCAGGTGGAGCGTCTTGAAAGCAGAATCGAGGAACTCGAAGCCAGGGAAATAAAGATAAAATAAAGATAAAAAAGATAAAATCAAGACAAAAGGGAAGTAAAGATAAAAAAGGGGGATTCGTCGTGTTCGAGGCCCTAAAGGAAAAACTAGAGTCCGTGTTTTCTAAGCTGAAAAGCAAGGGGAAACTTTCCGAAGCGGATGTGGATCTGGCGTTGCGAGAAATTCGGAAATCCCTTCTGGAGGCGGACGTCGATTTCAAGGTTGTCAAGGACCTCGTGGGGAAAATCCGTGTCCGGGCCTTAGAACTGGAGGTTCTGGAATCCATCACGGCGGGACAACGGGTCACGACGGTGGTCTACGAAGAACTCATCGCCCTGATGGGTGAGGCCATGCCATTGATGATTGCCCCCAAACCTCCCACTGTCGTCCTGATGGCGGGACTTCAAGGAAGCGGCAAAACCACGACGACCGTCAAGTTAGCGCGACGTCTTCAAAACGGACACAATCCCCTAGTGGCGGCCTGCGACCTGCGCCGCCCCGCCGCTGTGGAGCAGTTGCGGGTGTTGGCGGAGCAGGCAAAGGTGGCTTTTTACGGGCCCCAGGCGGGAGAATCCGATGTCCTCCAGGTTGTGAAGGGAGTCGCTCTGTACGCGGAGTCTCATATGCACGACGTCATCTTGTTGGACACGGCCGGACGGCTTCACGTAGATCAAGAGTTGATGGAGGAGTTGGTTGGCCTTTCCCGCATCCTGCCTCCTCATGAAACCCTTCTCGTGTTGGACGCCATGACTGGACAAGAGGCCGTGAACGTAGCCAGGGCTTTTCATGAGACGTTGCCGCTAACCGGCCTCGTCTTAACCAAAATGGACGGGGACGCCAGAGGAGGAAGCGCCCTCGCCATACGAGCCGCGACGGGCATCCCCGTAAAATTTGCGGGTATGGGCGAGACCACCGATGCTCTGGAGATTTTCGACGCTCGTCGCATGGCGAGCCGCATCATGGGCATGGGGGACATTCAGGGACTTCTGGAAAAGGTTCAGGCGATTGGTGCGAACGACGTCGAAAAAATGGCCGAAACCATCAAAAGCAAGGAATTCACTCTGGAGACGCTTCTGCACCAGTTTGAACAGATGGAAAAGATAGGACCTATAGGGAAAGTTTTGGAGATGATTCCCGGCTTGAACCGAGTGAAAGGGCTGAATACCTCGGAAGTCGATAATTCCGCTCTAAACAAAAACAAGGCGATCATTCAGTCGATGACCCCGTTGGAAAGGCGCAACCCCAAAATCATCAAGGGGTCCCGGCGCCGGCGCATTGCCCTGGGGTCTGGAACGTCGGTTCAAATGGTCAACCAATTGCTGGCGCAGTACGAGCAGATGAAGAAACTTTTCAAAACCTTTTCTTCCTCTGACGGTAAGGGGTTTGATTTCAAATCTTTGTTTGGCGGAAGACGATTCAGGTAGCAAATCGGATTTCTTGATCGTATCGTAAAATTTTAGGAGGTGTTTTTTGTATGGCAGTGCGCATTCGTTTATCCCGTTTTGGAAGAAAAAAAGCTCCGTTTTATAGGTTGGTTGTGGCCGATTCTCGTTCGCCCAGAGATGGACGCTTTATCGAGCTGATAGGAACCTATAACCCCATGACCGACCCAGCGGCCGTGGCGATCAATGAAGAACGAGCCCTCTACTGGTTGAGCGTGGGAGCTCAACCTTCGGACACGGCAAAGAGCCTTTTGAAAAAACAAGGTGTCTGGGAAAAGTTCGAAAGCACTGAAAAATAATTGGCTCTAAATTTGGCGGTCATTTACAATCTTCTCACGTTCTGAACCGTTATAAAAAAAGCCAAATAGGTTTTAGGTTTAAAGTAGTATAATAAGATGAACTCGTACCAAAATACAGGAGGTGCCACCATGGCCAATTATAATGAGCTTGTCGAGTTTGTCGCGAAACACCTTGTCACCCAGCCGGAACTCGTCAATGTGGAGAGTAGCGACGGCGAGAACGGAATCAAGATCATGATCCGTGTGGCCCATGATGATGTGGGACGCATTATCGGCAAACGAGGAGCCACCATCAACGCGATCCGTCTCCTGGCCAAAGCCGCCGCGGTGAAAGCGGGAGAAAGGGTGGATGTTGATATCGTCGAGGAAGAATGACCCCCGGCGAAGGAGAAGACGAAAATCTGGGAAACCTCCGAAAAGTGGCTGATAAGATAGTGATCGGTTATGTTTCCTCTGCCCACGGGGTGAAGGGGGAGATGCGGATCGTTCCTTTGACGGATTTCCCAGAGCGATTCCACAAAATGGGCACGTTGGACCTCTACTCGGAGGGAGTGTTCGCGCGTAAATTACGTGTGACGCGGGTGAGGAAAGACGCCGCTAAAAACGAATTCATCGTGGAAAGTGACGTCTCGGACCGAGAGGAAGCCCAAAAGTGTGTAGGAATGTCTATTTTGATTGATCGAGAAGACCGGGTCCCATTGCCTGAAGGGCGTTTTTGGTTGGACGATCTTATCGGCCTCTCGGTCGAAAACGGAAAAGGAGAGGTTTTGGGCGTGGTCGCGAATCTCCTTTCATCGGGCGGCAACGAAATCTACGAAATCGAGGACGAAAAAGGAAATTTCCACTATATTCCGGCGGTGGAAAATTTTGTGAAAGTTATTAATCTGGACGCGGGCAAGATCGTTGTAGAGCTGATTGAGGGGCTTTGGTAAGGTAACAAATGCGCTTCACGATCATTACGGCGTTCCCCGATTTTTTTCGAGATTTCCTTTCGACGAGCATCGTGGGACGGGCGCTGAAAAACGGTCTTTTTGAAGTGAGGCTCGTCGATCTCCGTTCTTTTGGAAAAGGAGGCTATCGTCAAGTGGACGACTACTCCTTCGGTTCTGGAGGAATGGTGTTGATGTCTCAACCGCTTCAGGACGCTCTAGAGACCGCGCGAGGAGAGGATGAAAAATCAGAAGGCGAGAAACCTTTTGTGGTTTATCCCTCTCCTCAAGGTGTTTTTTTGACTCAAGAAGTAGTGGAGTCCTTGTTTCATCAGCCTCACGTAGTTGTCGTCTGTGGACATTACGAGGGCATCGATGAGCGTTTTGTCGAACGAGAAGTGGACCTAGAGGTCACGATAGGCGATTGTGTTTTGACCGGTGGAGAAATTCCCGCGATGGCTATCGTCGACATGGTTTCTCGCCTTATTCCGGGAGTTGTTGGGAAGAGCGAAGCTGTAACGGAAGACTCTTTTTATCGGGGAATGCTGGACCACCCTCATTATACTCGTCCCGCGTCTTGGAAAGGTCAAGAGGTTCCAGCGGTATTGCTCTCCGGTAACGCGGTGGAAATCGAGAGCTGGCGACGGAGACAAGCGGTGATTCGCACTCTTTCTCGGCGCCCTGATTTGTTAGCGAGAAATGGAATTCTTGGCTACACGGGAGCGGGATTCTATGTGGTGGTGGAGTTTCAGAACGCCGTAGAGACGTCGATCGGTTGTATGGAAGAAGCGTATATGGAAGAAGCGATGAAAGTAAAAGAATGGGCGCGTTCTTGCGAAGGTTACGGGGTTTCGCGCCTGATTTTGATTGTGAAGAACCCGGAAAAAAGAGAGTTCCTGCGACGCGTTTGGCGGGATAAATGTCCCGCGCCGGGGGGAATTGAGAAAGCCAAACTGATGCCCTCGATGGTTCGGGCAGTTGAATGGGTCAAAGAAAAAGAAAAACGTTTACCTCTGATCGTGCGTGTTTCCGACAATGACGAAAACGGCGCGAGGCACTGGTTGGACATAAAGCGTATTGTCCTGGAAAAGGGCCATTCCGTTCTTTTTTACTTTTCCGAAAAAACGGGATTGAAGGAGGATTTTTGTGACGTTTGGATGATCCCTTTACAGGGAGGTAGGCTTTCTCTTTTGGGAAAAATGGCGGCGACGCTCGACCGTTTTTTGGGTTCTAAATAATTTAAATTTATTTTAAGGAGCGTTAAACGTGAATATATTGGATCTTATCGAAAAGAAATATACCCGGTCCGACCTTCCCGACTTCCGCCCCGGGGATACGTTGAGGGTGCATGTGAAGGTCAAGGAAGGTGTAAGGGAGCGCGTTCAGGTTTTCGAGGGCATTGTGATCGCCCGTCAGCACGGGGGATTGAACGAGACCTTTACCGTCCGCAAGATATCCAGCGGCGTGGGTGTGGAGCGTATTTTCCCGCTGCACTGCCCCTCCATCGATAAAATCGAGATTCGACGTCAGGGCAAAGTGCGCCGGGCGAAGCTCTATTATCTGCGCAAACTCAGCGGTAAAGCCGCTCGCATTAAAGAAAGAAGAGAGTTTTAAGATTTTATTTTCAAAGAGCGAGCATGCTAGCTCGCTCTTTTTCCTACGACAACATATTGACCTCTATCTAGTTCTATCTAGCTAGTTCTATCTAGTCTACGCTCACACTCATCCTCCTCATCCTCATCCGATACGTTCCTTGCCCCCCATATAGGGCCGTAGTGGCATAGGGATGGTGATGGAACCGTCCGACCTTATGTTATTCTCCAACAACGCGATGAGCATACGTGGTGGCGCCGTAACCGTGTTGTTGAGAGTGTGGGCGAAGTAGTTTCCTTTTTCTTTGTTTTTGACGCGGATGCCCAATCGGCGCGCCTGAGCATCCCCCAAGTTAGAACAGCTTCCAACCTCAAAGTACTTGCGTTGTCGAGGCGACCAGGCTTCCACGTCGACGCTCTTCACTTTCAGATCCGCCAGATCTCCCGAACAACATTCAAGCGTCCGTACGGGAATGTCCAAGGAGCGGAAAAAATCCACCGTGTTCCGATAAAGTTTCACGAACCAGTCGGGACTTTCCTCTGGTTTACAGACAACGATCATCTCTTGTTTCTCGAACTGGTGGATGCGATACACCCCGCGCTCCTCGATGCCGTGGGCTCCCACCTCCTTGCGGAAGCAGGGAGAATAGCTGGTCCAAGCCTGAGGCAGGCTGTCCTCCTCCAGTATCGCGTCGATGAATTTGCCGATCATGGAGTGCTCGCTGGTTCCAATCAAATACAGGTCCTCTCCCTCGATTTTGTACATCATGTTTTCCATCTCCGTGAAGCTCATGACTCCACTGACCACGTTGCCTCTGATCATGAAGGGAGGAACGCAATAAGTGAAGCCCCGGTCGATCATGAAGTCCCGAGCGTAGGAAAGCACGGCGGAGTGCAGTCGAGCCACGTCACCACAAAGGTAGTAAAAGCCGCTTCCGCTGGTCTTCCTGGCGGTGTCCAGGTCGATCCCCCGCAGCTTTTCCATGATGTCCACATGATAGGGCACCTCGAAGTCGGGAACCCGTGGCTCACCGAACCGCTCGACCTCCACATTTTCACTGTCGTCCCTGCCGATGGGCACCGAAGGATCGATGATATTGGGAATAAACATCATCTTCTCGCGGACCTGGGCAGCCAGCTTCTCCTCCAGGCCCTCCAGGTCCTCCAGGTCCTGGGCCATATTCGCCACTAGTCCCTTGTCTCGTTCCGCATCCTCTTTTCGTCCCTGGGCCATAGCGAAGCCGATTTCCTTGCTCAGGGAGTTGCGTCGGTTTCTCAAGGTATCGGCCTTGGTTCGGGCCTCCCGGCTCTGCCGGTCCAGATCGACGATCTCATCCACCAACGATAATTTGTGCTCCTGAAATTTTTTGCGAAGGTTTTCCTTGACCCGTTCTGGAGTCGTTCGCAAGATCTTGATGTCCAGCATAGCTGATTCCTCCTCATAAAATTATCCTAAGCAGTATACATAAAAAACTTCCGTCCTCATACACTCTTGTATGGGACGGAAGTACTCCGCGTTGCCACCCAAATTGCCAACCCCAAAAAGGGCTGACCTCTCGAACGCGCTATAAAGGGCGCGACCCCTCGGCTTTCGCCAACAGCTCAAAAAGTGGAAAGGCCTTTTCTCCCTCCGGTTCGCACCCACCACCGGCTCTCTGTGGGGAGGTTTGAAGGCCGCAGCTTTCGTCATCGCTTCCTCGATGTTTATCAAAAATGCTTATTCAAATGAGATAACCATCATTTTCATGATCTATTGACGTTTATTATATCATTTGCTGTCCACAGTTTTCCCACGAAAGCTCTCCCGCGCTTCCGCGAGGCAAATCCCTAGCTCCACGAAGAAAATAGGAGAAGAAGAGCCCAAATACAGATTGACGTGAGCCTCAAGGCACTGAATTTCATAGGTCCTGAGTATCATTTTGCGTTATTATCGATAAAATCTTTTCTGATGACTGAAAAAAGACTTGCATAATTTGTCAAGGCTGTTAGAATGCAGGAAAAATCTTTACATGGAGGTGTAAGTTGTGACGAAGGCCGAACTTATTGACGGAATCGCTGAAAAACTCAACATGAAGAAGAAAGAAGTTGCTCCTGTCGTCGAAGAGGTCTTCAGTTCTATCGAAGGAGCCCTGGCAAAGGGAGAAAAGTGCACGTTTGTTGGTTTTGGCGTCTTTGAAGTCAAAGATCGCGCCGCCCGTGAGGGCCGCAACCCCCAAGACCCCACGAAGATTGTCAAGATCCCGGCAAAGAAAGTCCCCGTGTTCCGCCCCGGCAAAGACCTGAAAGAGAAAGTTCTCGCAGTGAAAAGCGGTAGAAAAAAGAAATAAGTCCTGCAAGGTTTTTTGCCCCAAGGGCGGCACTTTAATGTGCCGCCTTTTGTTGTAAAAGGCCGACGCGGAGGGTGTTTGCGCGGCGTAAATCAAACGCGTCGGGAATCGGAATGAACGATCAATGAAGCGCAAGCAAGTAAGTTCAACATAAATTGATCATTCCATTCAGCCAATAAGCGTTTACTTCTTAATACTAAGGAGCTGTAAAATAATAAGTTAACCTATTTGTTAAAATATGCTATATAATAAAAGGATGGTATATAACATGTGGTGTATAGCACATGGAAGAAAGAATAAAATGGATGTTATCGATACTGAACGAGAAGTAAAAGCGATTATTTTTGGCAAGTGAAGCATTGTCATTTGGACACGGCGGAATAGCCAAAGTTTGCAAAATCAACGAATGCTCCAAAAACGCTAAAATAGCCACGATACTGTTTTTCGAACATAATTTCGAACATAATATCGTTGAAACCGCTGTAAAACTCATTTGTAAAACTCATTTGTAAAACTCACTGGAAGTACGACCATAAAAACAGGCCTTATAGCTATTCCACTTAACATTAGCAATCCTAAAAATTTTATTTATGAGAAAAAAAGATCATATTTTTTTGATGAATAAAAATTCTTTGAGATATATAAAATCATGATTTTCATTAGAATAATATTTATAAATATACATTTTACAAAATTACACAACTATAAATCACTAATATACCCAACACATGAAAACCAGTTAGCTATATCTAATTTCGTAAAGCTGTCGAGCGCTATCTTCATACTTTTGACTATATCCTCATAATCATGATAATATCTCATTTATATAAACTTTGAAAAAATCTCCATTGAATGTTTCTTTTGGCATAAACGGCACCTGTCTACCATCAAGACGAATAGACGAAATAATAGATGTACGCTCAAAACGCACATCCGGCGTCTATTTATTAACTCTGTCTGATAAGCAACTTTGAAAGCTGTGATTTCTTTATTGGAAGCGATAACTGTTCAATCAATTCGGTCAAGGTTGTATTAGGGTTTTCTTGAATCGCCGAATCTATTTCTTTATGGGAGGACATTATCACAGACGAGTGACAGGGGGGAGAAACTTGGATAGTGGGCCGAATGGGTTGATGAATAGATTTCGGTCGTTGATATCAGCGCTTTCAGAAAAGCGCATTAACACGTTGGACTCACTACCAAAACTTAAGTTGACAAGAAGATGACTTCCAATATAATATATGGTTGAAATTAATGGTTGAAATTGTGTGGAGAAGTGGCCGAGTGGTCGAAGGCGGTTGATTCGAAATCAACTGAGTGGGTAACTGCTCCGTGAGTTCAAATCTCACCTTCTCCGCCAAAACAATAAGTAATAGCCAACAATAGAGTGTAAAACCCCGCTGATGAGCGGGGTTTTATCATTTTCAACCGCTGTTAGAGATCAATAGCAAGTAGTATAATTTAGACGTGATTTGTACCCAATCTTGTCCCCAAAATGTTTTTGGGGTACAAAATGATAGGAGGAGAAAATTCGTGTCATTGACTGAACTCGCGTTAAAAAACCTCAAACCTAAAGAAAAACGTTACCTTGTCCGCGATGATCAAGGTCTTTATATCGAGGTCAACTCCCCCGCCAATCCGATCAAAGTGGTTCCAGCGGTGCCGACTCCTGTTCGCGAGCTTCGACCAGATCCAGATCAAACCGTCGTCTTGGTTGAAGTTTTCATGCCCCCCTTCCGAGAACGCATGAACAACAAAGCCGTTACCAAAACGGTCACGGTTCCACGTTGGCTCGAAATGGAGGCAAAGACCGCCAATTTAAACTATTCCAAAATCTTGCAAGAAGGAATTATGGAGCGTTTAGGAATTTTTAGGGAGATTGACCACCGGCCCGGCAAGAAAAAACAGAAAATCACCTTATAGCAAAAGGAACATCGGGATGCTGATCTCTATGTTTTTCGTCGTCTTTGCCATCGCAGGGCTAACCCTACTGCTCCACTCCTTGATCCATCCAGTCGCGTCGCTCATTAAGGGCGCTCTCATATTGTTGTTTGTTTTGTTTTTGCTATCGCTTTTTATTCCCGATGATTCAACTACGCATCCGGTTCCTTCTGAGCAAGATGGCAAGGTATTTATAGACCTCAATTGACTGATCCGGCGGAGTCTGCTGTAATCTCACCCCCGCCGGATTTTTTTCGCTTCGTCGATTTCTTTGTTTTCTGCTTTTTTTTGTTCTTTAAGACGAGCGACGTACCAGCGTCTTACAGCGGTTGGCATGTCGAGAATATCGTCGCGGCTCCAATGCAGGCCACTGTAGGCTAGAGCGAAGACCTCCTCTTCTATCCTCCAGCGTTCTCCTGAACACGCCGGAGGATCCGACAACTTGGTGCGTGATAGCTCCGAGTAGATTTCCGTTGTCGATAAGCGGTTTTGTGGAGAATTGCGAACGTATCCAAATAGTAAATGGACTCAGCGGAGCAAATGTTTTCCCGCCGGGTGCGCCGCTCTGCATCCCCTTCTTGACCATGCTGGCTCCGACCATGCCGATCTGGTTTCGTGCAGTGTCGATTGCCTTTTTAACTGGATTATTGCCAAGGAGTCGAATCGCTTTATCCCAATCGCCGAAGAGCCCCGAACCGTCGCTCATGCCGTCACCCTCTTTCTCGAAAAAATCACCTTGCAGAGGTGCGCCGTGCCGCCGTAATGGCCACAGGGCTGGACCTCCAAAATGACGAGGCGGGAATCCGACGGAGACAAGACCATCTCGTCTCCTTCCTCGTCTCCTTCCTTCCCGCTGCTCGAATCCCAGCTCTCCGCCTTGAAAATAACGTGTGCCACGTCCATCGAAGAAGAATGTCTTTTCTCTCGGCTCAAACCAAAGGCCAGTCCATAGGTCAATTTTTGCGCAAGCGGTTTTGATTCGTTTCATGAGCGTCGCGTCGTCTACGATCTCCTCCGTGACTTCCTCAAAGCGCAGATCTTCGGGAGTACAGTACATGTCCTATCCTTCCTTTTTGAACTTTCCCGTCGCAAGTAGCCTTTCGGCCGTCTGAAGGTCCGTCTTGAAAGGCTGACCCTTTCGGACTCCTATGATGCCACACCCCGTGAAAGAACCCGCGCTGACTAGGACTAATGAGGCCGTTTCCGGCCGCTCTTAATATAGGAGTCAGCAACGTTCGTTGAGCAGTAGATGCGCAGATTCGCCTTGTCCCTTTTGAACTTGTTCGGCATGGATGAGAGCATCGCTGGGAAAACGTCCTCTTTGTAGTTCGTTGTTCCTGTTATGTCTACCACATGAGCTTCCGTACTGGTCTTAGCCTGTTTTATGAATCCGTCACCGATGCTTAGAAATAAAGCGTCTGCTCCGGTCGCCGTCGTATCTCCGTTCAAGGCGAGGTCCGCTAGATCGTTGCTCACGGCATCGATCCAAGAGCGCCGGTAAAGGTCACTGCCACATTTGAGCATGTGGCGCGTGAGTGGTACGCGAAGCATGTAGCCGGAAAGAAAACGGAAACTCACGCGCACGATGTTTTAGTTCGCTTGGAGCGTTATCTATTCCCATATTTGGGAGAGAAGCCTATCCGTGAAATAACTGCTCCGGAACTTCTAGCCGCCTTGCGCCTGCTTGAGGCCAAGG contains:
- a CDS encoding mannitol dehydrogenase family protein, whose amino-acid sequence is MLYLNKTNAAKKKEWEAAGVKMPSYDYVSVASRTSRSPCWLHFGAGNIFRAYIARLQQRLLNEGKVGVGIVAAEGFDYEILEKVYWPHDNLALAADLRADGDIQVELVASIAETIRSDVGLERLREIARFPNLQIISLCITEKGYALTDIKGDLLESARQEMDRGPESAKHMMSLTAALMLERFRAGGAPVALLSLDNCSHNGEKLRNSVLSVARAWEVKGFVDKNFIAYLEDESRVAFPWSMIDKITPRPSEAVQDYLKKKGIGGMNLLVTDKGTFAAPFVNAEIPQYLVVEDKFPGGRPPLEDAGVYFADRKTVNAVERMKVTVCLNPLHTALAICGCLLGYSSIASEMKDPLLKALVERIGYDEGMKVVVDPGIFSPQKFLREVLEDRFTNPFIPDTPQRIATDTSQKVPIRYGETIKAYMAANLDTGNLKGISVVIAAWFRYLLGIDDNLHLMEISGDPMLPVLREGLKGIRVGDPESYSGQLRPFLSNATLFAVNLYQAGMGEKIESLFVKMLAGKNAVRETLETAF
- a CDS encoding EscU/YscU/HrcU family type III secretion system export apparatus switch protein, with amino-acid sequence MKQRVPLEHKKAAALKYDKQDTAPVVTAKGEGFLARRIVEIAQAADVPIVEDAALVSALLSLELGQEIPVELYEAVARILSWIYRLEKGEQA
- a CDS encoding YraN family protein, with translation MTAAARHLELGKRAEDLALTHVEKLGWRVLSRNFSCKLGELDVVAVDREENELVVVEVRYRTFGEIQSPEDSIGPKKLRTLVNVGCVYVNDIEWTGPWRIDLIGITASPHEPEVCWRIEHLKDITGGEYPV
- the ffh gene encoding signal recognition particle protein, whose product is MFEALKEKLESVFSKLKSKGKLSEADVDLALREIRKSLLEADVDFKVVKDLVGKIRVRALELEVLESITAGQRVTTVVYEELIALMGEAMPLMIAPKPPTVVLMAGLQGSGKTTTTVKLARRLQNGHNPLVAACDLRRPAAVEQLRVLAEQAKVAFYGPQAGESDVLQVVKGVALYAESHMHDVILLDTAGRLHVDQELMEELVGLSRILPPHETLLVLDAMTGQEAVNVARAFHETLPLTGLVLTKMDGDARGGSALAIRAATGIPVKFAGMGETTDALEIFDARRMASRIMGMGDIQGLLEKVQAIGANDVEKMAETIKSKEFTLETLLHQFEQMEKIGPIGKVLEMIPGLNRVKGLNTSEVDNSALNKNKAIIQSMTPLERRNPKIIKGSRRRRIALGSGTSVQMVNQLLAQYEQMKKLFKTFSSSDGKGFDFKSLFGGRRFR
- the rpsP gene encoding 30S ribosomal protein S16, giving the protein MAVRIRLSRFGRKKAPFYRLVVADSRSPRDGRFIELIGTYNPMTDPAAVAINEERALYWLSVGAQPSDTAKSLLKKQGVWEKFESTEK
- a CDS encoding KH domain-containing protein, which produces MANYNELVEFVAKHLVTQPELVNVESSDGENGIKIMIRVAHDDVGRIIGKRGATINAIRLLAKAAAVKAGERVDVDIVEEE
- the rimM gene encoding ribosome maturation factor RimM (Essential for efficient processing of 16S rRNA), translated to MADKIVIGYVSSAHGVKGEMRIVPLTDFPERFHKMGTLDLYSEGVFARKLRVTRVRKDAAKNEFIVESDVSDREEAQKCVGMSILIDREDRVPLPEGRFWLDDLIGLSVENGKGEVLGVVANLLSSGGNEIYEIEDEKGNFHYIPAVENFVKVINLDAGKIVVELIEGLW